In Rhizophagus irregularis chromosome 1, complete sequence, one genomic interval encodes:
- a CDS encoding erg10 acetyl-CoA C-acetyltransferase yields the protein MTQKDVYIAAIARTPLGGFNGSLASLSAVKLGSIAVEAALKKAKIEPNNVQEVFFGNVLSAGLGQNPARQVALGAGIPDNVIATTVNKVCASGMKAVILGTQTIITGNADIVVAGGTESMTNTPYYVPSARFGSKYGDQTLVDGIVKDGLTDVYNNYLMGMAAEECANEYKFSRDEQDDYAISSYQRAQQAFADGVYENEIVPVTVSGGRGKPNKVITQDDEISNLNVDKLRAVRPAFTEKGSVTAPNSSPLSDGAAAIVLISGEKVKELGIKTLAKINGWGDAAQTPSKFTTSPSLAIPKALAHAGNIPISQVDYFEINEAFSVVALANLKLLELSKDKVNVFGGAVAMGHPLGCSGARIICTLISVLQNKNGKTGVASVCNGGGGASAIVISLQ from the exons atgacTCAGAAAg aTGTTTATATCGCTGCTATCGCAAGAACTCCTCTTGGAGGATTTAATGGATCATTAGCATCACTCTCTGCTGTAAAATTAGGTTCAATTGCTGTTGAAG ctGCTTTAAAGAAAGCTAAAATTGAACCTAATAATGTTCAAGAAGTCTTTTTTGGAAATGTTCTTTCAGCCGGCCTTg GTCAAAATCCTGCTCGACAAGTTGCTCTTGGTGCGGGAATTCCTGATAATGTGATTGCTACAACTGTCAATAAAGTATGTGCATCTGGTATGAAGGCCGTGATTTTAGGTACTCAAACAATTATCACCGGTAACGCTGAT ATTGTTGTTGCAGGTGGTACTGAATCAATGACAAACACTCCTTATTATGTACCCAGTGCAAGATTTGGATCTAAATATGGAGACCAAACTCTTGTTGATGGTATTGTTAAAGATGGGTTAACAGACGTATATAACAATTATCTTATGGGTATGGCAGCTGAAGAATGTGCAAATGAATACAAATTTTCTCGTGATGAgcaa gATGATTACGCAATTTCTTCTTATCAACGTGCACAACAGGCTTTTGCCGATGGGgtttatgaaaatgaaattgttCCTGTAACTGTTTCTGGAGGCAGGGGAAAGCCTAATAAAGTCATTACTCAAGATGATGAAATTTCAAat cTTAATGTTGATAAGTTACGTGCGGTTCGTCCAGCTTTTACTGAGAAAGGTTCAGTGACCGCACCAAATTCTTCACCATTAAGTGATGGTGCCGCAGCTATTGTTTTGATTAGCGGTGAAAAAGTTAAAGAGTTAGGTATAAAAACTTTAGCTAAAATTAATGGATGGGGTGATGCTGCTCag aCACCATCTAAGTTTACAACATCGCCTTCATTAGCGATTCCAAAAGCATTAGCACACGCAGGAAATATTCCAATATCACAAGtagattattttgaaattaatgaagCATTTTCAGTAGTAGCATTggcaaatttaaaattacttgaaTTAAGTAAAGATAAGGTAAATGTATTTGGAGGTGCTGTTGCAATGGGTCATCCGTTAGGATGTAGTGGTGCAAGAATAATTTGTACTTTAATTAGTGTATTACAAAATAAGAATGGTAAAACTGGTGTAGCCAGTGTATGTAATGGTGGTGGTGGTGCTAGTGCAATTGTCATTTCATTGCAATGA